In one window of Desulfonatronospira thiodismutans ASO3-1 DNA:
- a CDS encoding flagellar basal body L-ring protein FlgH produces the protein MKSYKLIIIVAMAFFLGACAPAQKKSTPMPSYGPEQYPDPGAVTEADSPSLFQPNRTQFLFGDNRARNVGDIVTVHIEESSDAESRANTEYDRDSTMDLSSMPISAATGAIFPGAGTPGEMQQQFQSQSDRDFEGDGTTSRGSDVQASVSARVVEVLDGGVMHVEGARQIKVNNETQIIAVRGLVRSRDVDSNNSVSSTQLADAQIEMYGEGILADQQRPGWLTRVLGRVWPF, from the coding sequence ATGAAATCTTATAAGTTGATAATTATAGTTGCCATGGCCTTTTTCCTGGGGGCCTGCGCCCCGGCGCAGAAAAAGTCCACGCCCATGCCCTCCTACGGACCGGAACAGTATCCTGATCCTGGGGCTGTAACTGAAGCGGATTCTCCATCCCTTTTTCAGCCCAATCGCACCCAGTTCCTGTTCGGGGACAACCGGGCCAGGAACGTGGGAGATATTGTCACCGTGCACATTGAAGAGTCCTCGGATGCTGAAAGCAGGGCTAATACGGAATATGATAGAGACAGCACTATGGACCTTAGTTCCATGCCTATTAGTGCAGCAACAGGGGCAATTTTTCCAGGCGCAGGCACCCCAGGCGAGATGCAGCAACAGTTTCAATCACAATCAGATAGAGATTTTGAAGGCGACGGCACCACTTCCAGGGGTTCAGATGTCCAGGCCAGTGTCTCGGCCAGGGTAGTGGAGGTGCTGGACGGCGGAGTGATGCATGTTGAGGGGGCCAGGCAGATCAAGGTGAACAATGAAACCCAGATTATCGCTGTCCGAGGCCTGGTGCGCTCCAGGGACGTGGATTCCAACAATTCAGTATCTTCCACCCAGCTGGCAGATGCCCAGATCGAGATGTACGGCGAAGGCATCCTGGCTGACCAGCAGCGCCCGGGATGGCTTACAAGAGTACTGGGCAGGGTATGGCCGTTTTAA
- the flgA gene encoding flagellar basal body P-ring formation chaperone FlgA: MNKEKFMKTKILSCCMAAAMFFLLLSSPAWAGEGLFWIDEHVAVSGDVITFGEIATPRNSEAEQYWSDIKDTELWRAPNAGQRIVLDRARVQERLEVTLGELAEASIIPREIIFQRGRRVLDDDKLERMVRDYIGPKVTSQGERIEFRDFRMPSPIFLENPYEEVEIESVRDPGPGRNSLRFVVRDGHGEVVRRHTGNVFVDVWVTVACAERPLNRGDVIEPGDVRFEEKNLAYIRREVWDGESGPWRIRSSIGQGQPIYKRHLEPVPMVSRGAKVDMVYEGNHLTLVVPGEVLEDGQRGDRIMVRNMQSEKEVRATVESSGRVTTR; the protein is encoded by the coding sequence ATGAACAAAGAAAAATTTATGAAGACAAAAATACTGAGCTGCTGCATGGCAGCTGCAATGTTTTTTTTGTTGTTATCCAGCCCGGCCTGGGCCGGGGAAGGCCTGTTCTGGATTGATGAACACGTGGCTGTTTCCGGAGATGTAATCACTTTCGGAGAAATTGCCACTCCTAGAAACTCCGAGGCTGAACAGTACTGGTCGGATATAAAGGACACCGAACTCTGGAGAGCTCCGAATGCCGGGCAAAGGATAGTCCTGGACCGGGCCAGGGTGCAGGAGCGCCTGGAGGTGACCCTGGGAGAACTGGCCGAGGCCAGTATTATCCCCAGGGAGATAATTTTTCAGCGCGGCAGAAGGGTCCTGGATGACGACAAGCTGGAGAGGATGGTCCGGGATTATATAGGACCCAAAGTAACCTCCCAGGGAGAGAGGATTGAATTTCGTGATTTTCGCATGCCCTCGCCCATTTTTCTGGAAAATCCGTACGAGGAAGTAGAGATTGAAAGCGTACGTGATCCCGGACCGGGCCGCAACAGTCTTCGATTTGTTGTGCGCGACGGACACGGGGAAGTAGTCAGGAGGCATACAGGAAACGTTTTTGTTGACGTCTGGGTGACAGTGGCCTGCGCTGAGCGCCCACTGAACCGGGGTGACGTTATTGAGCCGGGGGATGTTCGTTTTGAGGAGAAGAACCTTGCTTATATTCGTCGCGAAGTATGGGACGGTGAGAGCGGTCCCTGGCGCATCAGATCCTCTATAGGACAGGGCCAGCCCATCTATAAAAGGCACCTGGAACCGGTGCCCATGGTCAGCAGAGGGGCAAAGGTGGATATGGTCTATGAAGGCAATCACCTGACTCTGGTTGTACCGGGCGAGGTCCTGGAAGATGGTCAGAGAGGTGACCGGATCATGGTCCGCAATATGCAAAGTGAAAAGGAAGTCCGGGCTACGGTTGAGAGCAGCGGCAGGGTAACCACAAGGTAA
- a CDS encoding heterodisulfide reductase-related iron-sulfur binding cluster: protein MSESPENKARYVLERCADCDECRTMMTDVCPFFQELYRLFDDMQETGRSPGSKDLRLMVDRCNFCALCPCPEIRNRILDAKSSFIERDKMSPALKIIQDVEKWAGKMTRVPSLANLLLQGRLASNLLKKSAGLHPDRDIPRIPEQDLDSWTRKKGIADTSCADTPGAALFAGCSARFFFPEAARAAVGILQRNNISVYYPEQNCCAMPVMLEGDRDLTLKMMQRNLESLTRTLDAGHDIVCSCPTCGYMFRELLREKAYYSREYQEAAGANDTYMLVPRDNRPPPMDQREHKRLLRMIYGSIFKDDGLFSVFPAMQRIRVAESVYDMGEYLLGLYKKGSLDTDMAAVNKRAAYFPPCHLRKQGIGSPYVQLLKLIPGLEVQEIKGSNLCCGMAGIMGFKQDFHQPSLEMGRPLMQKVQDMQPDILLCDCLSCRLQFSHNLSIPLAHPLEVLYEASRKR from the coding sequence GTGTCTGAATCTCCTGAAAATAAAGCCCGGTATGTCCTGGAGCGCTGTGCAGACTGTGACGAATGTCGCACCATGATGACCGATGTCTGTCCTTTTTTCCAGGAACTTTACCGCCTGTTCGATGACATGCAGGAAACGGGCAGGAGTCCTGGATCTAAGGACCTGCGTCTTATGGTGGATCGCTGCAACTTCTGCGCCCTTTGCCCCTGCCCGGAGATCCGCAACCGCATTCTGGATGCCAAAAGCTCCTTTATAGAGCGAGACAAAATGAGCCCGGCCCTGAAAATTATTCAGGACGTTGAAAAATGGGCCGGTAAGATGACCCGTGTCCCTTCTCTTGCAAACCTGCTGCTCCAGGGCAGGCTTGCCTCAAATCTTCTTAAAAAATCCGCCGGACTGCACCCGGACAGGGATATACCCAGAATTCCTGAGCAGGACCTGGATTCATGGACCAGAAAAAAGGGCATTGCTGATACATCTTGTGCAGACACTCCGGGAGCAGCCCTTTTTGCCGGCTGCTCAGCCAGGTTCTTTTTTCCGGAAGCGGCCAGAGCCGCCGTGGGCATCCTGCAGAGAAACAATATCAGTGTGTATTATCCAGAGCAGAACTGCTGCGCTATGCCGGTGATGCTGGAAGGGGACCGGGATCTGACCCTGAAGATGATGCAGCGCAACCTGGAAAGCCTGACCCGGACCCTGGATGCCGGGCACGATATAGTTTGCTCCTGTCCCACCTGCGGGTACATGTTCCGGGAGCTTTTGAGGGAGAAGGCCTACTACTCCAGGGAGTACCAGGAGGCGGCCGGGGCGAATGATACTTATATGCTGGTCCCCAGGGACAACAGGCCGCCTCCCATGGACCAGAGAGAGCACAAGCGTCTTCTGCGCATGATATACGGGTCAATTTTCAAAGATGACGGCCTTTTTTCGGTATTTCCGGCTATGCAGCGCATACGTGTGGCTGAAAGCGTCTATGACATGGGGGAGTATCTGCTTGGGCTCTATAAAAAAGGCAGCCTGGATACAGATATGGCAGCGGTGAATAAAAGAGCGGCCTATTTTCCACCTTGTCACCTGCGCAAGCAGGGTATAGGCTCGCCTTATGTGCAGCTTTTAAAGCTCATACCCGGCCTGGAGGTGCAGGAAATCAAAGGGTCCAACCTGTGCTGCGGTATGGCCGGCATCATGGGCTTTAAACAGGATTTTCACCAGCCTTCCCTGGAGATGGGCAGGCCCCTGATGCAGAAGGTCCAGGACATGCAGCCGGATATTCTTCTCTGCGACTGCCTGAGCTGCAGGCTGCAGTTCAGCCACAATCTCTCCATTCCTTTGGCCCATCCCCTGGAAGTACTCTACGAAGCCAGCCGGAAAAGATGA
- the flgF gene encoding flagellar basal-body rod protein FlgF: MQDEMYSAFFGAMSQEAKMNTITNNLANVNTTGYKRDKIAFEDVFTRYASDYGDPNMTLEDRLPWPESKLRSQTRPSPVHLDLQDGDMRKTGNPLDLAISGEGFFEVTTPEGETAYTRNGSFLRNPETGHLVTGQNFELQGEGGPIEIPEDASNIAIGENGEVLADGDLLDVINLTTFTDLNALEKKGRQLVQVKDGADSAPIPAEDARIEQGYLENSNVDPVYEMVNMISTMRNFEALQKMMTSSHEKDQQLIQQVGTVR, from the coding sequence ATGCAGGATGAAATGTACAGTGCTTTTTTCGGAGCCATGAGCCAGGAAGCCAAGATGAATACCATCACCAATAATCTGGCCAATGTGAACACCACCGGTTACAAGCGCGACAAAATAGCCTTTGAGGATGTTTTTACCCGTTATGCCTCTGATTACGGCGATCCCAACATGACCCTGGAAGACCGCCTGCCCTGGCCTGAGTCCAAGCTGCGCAGTCAGACCAGGCCCAGTCCTGTGCACCTGGACCTGCAGGACGGAGACATGAGAAAGACCGGCAATCCCCTGGATCTGGCCATTTCCGGGGAGGGTTTTTTCGAGGTGACCACTCCGGAAGGAGAGACCGCCTACACCCGCAATGGGTCTTTTTTACGCAATCCTGAGACAGGCCATCTGGTTACAGGCCAAAATTTTGAATTGCAGGGTGAAGGAGGCCCCATAGAGATCCCTGAAGACGCTTCAAACATAGCTATTGGTGAAAACGGCGAAGTGCTGGCGGACGGAGATCTTCTGGATGTCATTAACCTGACCACGTTTACCGATTTAAACGCCCTGGAGAAGAAGGGCAGGCAACTGGTCCAGGTGAAGGACGGAGCTGATTCGGCCCCCATACCTGCTGAAGATGCCCGCATTGAGCAGGGATACCTGGAAAATTCCAACGTGGATCCTGTATATGAAATGGTCAATATGATCAGTACCATGCGCAATTTTGAGGCCCTGCAGAAGATGATGACCAGCTCCCATGAAAAGGATCAGCAGCTGATCCAGCAGGTGGGAACTGTCAGATAA
- a CDS encoding SagB/ThcOx family dehydrogenase: protein MFFKKAAAQETVELPEFTTQGETSLEQALSKRKSTRSYADKPLKMEEAAQLLWAAQGVNRPQRDFRTAPSAGALFPLEVFLVAGDVEGLDPGVYRYLPKEHRLKKEKDGNVQGDLHRSALGQSPVRDAPAVVVIAGVYERTTVRYGDRGKQYVHMEVGHAGQNIHLQAETLGLGTVVIGAFDDSGVQSALGLEDKEVPMYLMPVGR, encoded by the coding sequence ATGTTTTTCAAGAAAGCCGCAGCCCAGGAAACAGTAGAACTTCCTGAATTCACTACACAAGGAGAAACAAGCCTGGAACAGGCTTTAAGCAAGCGTAAGTCCACCAGGTCTTATGCTGACAAGCCTCTCAAAATGGAGGAAGCAGCCCAGCTGTTGTGGGCTGCGCAAGGGGTCAACAGACCCCAGCGAGACTTTCGCACCGCCCCTTCCGCCGGGGCCCTTTTTCCTCTGGAGGTATTCCTGGTGGCTGGCGATGTAGAAGGGCTGGACCCGGGCGTTTACCGCTACCTGCCCAAAGAACACAGGCTTAAAAAAGAAAAGGACGGCAACGTGCAGGGCGACCTGCATCGAAGCGCCCTGGGCCAGTCTCCGGTAAGGGATGCTCCGGCAGTGGTGGTTATTGCCGGAGTTTATGAACGGACCACCGTAAGGTATGGAGACAGGGGAAAGCAGTACGTACACATGGAAGTGGGCCACGCAGGGCAGAATATCCATCTGCAGGCCGAGACCCTGGGTCTGGGGACAGTGGTCATAGGCGCTTTTGACGATTCCGGGGTTCAAAGTGCCCTGGGTCTGGAAGACAAAGAAGTCCCAATGTATCTCATGCCCGTGGGGAGATAG
- the flgG gene encoding flagellar basal-body rod protein FlgG: protein MMRSLWTAATGMAAQQMNIDVTSNNLANVNTDGFKKSQAQFEDLMYQTLKVAGTENLTGDRVPTGLQVGMGTNPLSVHKIFTQGDYKQTGNPLDLTIEGDGFFQVMANDEVRYTRAGSFKPDQDGRIVTANGYPLQPEFHIPEDTARVHVDEQGNIVCVDGDDNVIAEGEIPIYRFMNPAGLNSAGRNLYSETEASGPATEGVPGEENFGSIRSGALESSNVEIVDEMVNMIIGQRAYEINSKAIQTSDQMLQMANQMKR from the coding sequence ATGATGCGATCGCTCTGGACAGCAGCAACCGGCATGGCCGCCCAGCAGATGAATATTGACGTCACCTCCAACAACCTGGCCAATGTCAACACCGACGGCTTCAAGAAAAGCCAGGCCCAGTTCGAGGATCTCATGTACCAGACCCTGAAGGTGGCCGGAACCGAAAATCTGACTGGTGACAGGGTACCCACCGGCCTGCAGGTAGGTATGGGTACGAATCCCCTGTCAGTGCACAAGATTTTTACTCAGGGTGATTATAAACAGACCGGCAACCCTCTGGATCTGACCATAGAAGGGGATGGTTTTTTTCAGGTTATGGCCAATGACGAGGTCAGATACACCAGGGCCGGCTCATTCAAGCCCGACCAGGACGGGCGTATTGTCACAGCCAATGGATACCCTCTGCAGCCCGAGTTTCATATACCTGAGGATACGGCCAGGGTACATGTGGATGAACAGGGCAATATAGTCTGCGTTGATGGTGATGACAATGTAATAGCGGAAGGCGAGATACCAATTTACAGGTTTATGAATCCTGCAGGCTTAAACAGTGCAGGACGAAATCTCTATTCAGAAACTGAAGCATCTGGTCCGGCCACTGAAGGTGTACCTGGGGAAGAAAATTTCGGAAGTATCCGGTCCGGCGCCCTGGAGAGTTCCAACGTGGAGATAGTGGACGAAATGGTGAATATGATCATAGGACAAAGGGCCTACGAGATAAACTCCAAGGCCATTCAGACTTCGGATCAGATGCTGCAGATGGCCAATCAGATGAAGAGGTAG
- a CDS encoding flagellar basal body P-ring protein FlgI — protein MIIPGKAKAVFLAVVAVFVLGIWDSAQAVRLKDVATFSGVRENQLVGYGLVVGLDGSGDSQASPFTLRSMSNMLEGMGVSVNPADLQPDNVAAVMVTANMPSSARPGSKMDVTVSSMGDADSLMGGVLIQTPLSGIDGNTYALAQGQLTVGGYSVEGDAAEITTGVPTGARIPGGATVEREVPYRFNTQDDIVVNLNMQDFSTTSQVTESINEHFGQNLAHAKDNSTIRVDIPDGFQGNLVPFMAALENLQVSPDSPARVVVDEKTGTVVIGENVRLSKVAVSHGSLTVMVREMPDVFMPLPFTDAPPVIAPETEIDIVEEEQHLTIIEGATINELVEGLNAIGATPRDLISILRTLKASGALHAELEVI, from the coding sequence ATGATTATACCGGGAAAAGCCAAAGCAGTATTTCTGGCAGTAGTGGCGGTATTTGTCCTGGGGATATGGGACAGCGCCCAGGCGGTGCGCTTAAAGGATGTGGCCACCTTCAGCGGGGTGCGCGAAAACCAGCTGGTGGGTTACGGCTTAGTGGTGGGTCTGGACGGCAGCGGTGACAGCCAGGCCTCGCCTTTTACTCTGCGCTCCATGTCCAACATGCTGGAAGGCATGGGGGTCAGCGTCAATCCCGCCGATCTGCAGCCGGATAACGTGGCCGCGGTCATGGTCACAGCCAACATGCCGTCTTCGGCAAGACCCGGAAGCAAGATGGACGTGACTGTTTCCTCCATGGGGGATGCAGACAGTCTTATGGGCGGAGTGCTTATTCAGACGCCGCTCAGCGGGATCGACGGCAATACTTACGCCCTGGCCCAGGGGCAGCTCACCGTGGGAGGATACTCCGTTGAAGGTGATGCTGCGGAAATTACCACCGGCGTTCCCACCGGAGCCCGGATTCCCGGGGGAGCCACCGTGGAAAGGGAGGTACCTTACAGGTTCAACACTCAGGATGATATAGTGGTCAACCTGAATATGCAGGATTTCTCCACCACCTCCCAGGTCACTGAAAGCATAAACGAACATTTCGGACAGAACCTGGCCCATGCCAAGGACAATTCCACCATCCGCGTGGATATCCCTGATGGTTTTCAGGGCAATCTGGTACCTTTTATGGCCGCCCTGGAAAATCTGCAGGTCTCTCCGGACAGTCCGGCCAGGGTGGTTGTGGATGAAAAGACCGGGACCGTGGTCATAGGCGAAAATGTACGCCTGTCCAAGGTGGCCGTATCCCACGGATCTCTGACGGTCATGGTCAGAGAAATGCCCGATGTTTTCATGCCGCTGCCCTTTACCGACGCTCCTCCGGTAATAGCCCCGGAGACAGAGATAGATATTGTGGAGGAAGAGCAACACTTGACCATTATCGAGGGCGCGACCATCAACGAGCTGGTGGAAGGCCTCAATGCCATAGGGGCAACGCCCAGGGACCTTATATCCATTTTGCGCACGCTTAAGGCATCAGGTGCGCTGCACGCTGAACTCGAGGTGATCTGA
- a CDS encoding peptidoglycan DD-metalloendopeptidase family protein: protein MSSAISNQGMDQLHQGRSSSRDAEVKSLQDRFGSGKGDKEELRKASQEFEAIFIQRMWEQMRETVPQDGYLHSDEKEMYMSMFDEKVSVEMAKSGGIGLADMIFDQLSGQVEKSNMDASSDTLPSMGQEPQGQNFPTLEEEDNPRDDTEHNLRVQRILDMNIPSDRKAEMLAGQIEAAFGGKKPEVPELKPASEPPDSLESLEAAQPVEKDGEDDPQSLPPLQYPVQGQVSSDFGWREDPFTGEQAWHAGIDFAVEEGTPVKAGWPGEVVFADKDGGYGNKVILEHPNGWKTVYAHNSKNLVQEGDRVDQGQEIARSGNTGRSTGPHLHFEVRQGDMAWDPNLIKDRMLAGLDIGHTES from the coding sequence ATGAGCTCCGCTATATCAAACCAGGGAATGGACCAGCTGCATCAGGGTCGCTCCAGCAGCCGGGACGCAGAAGTAAAAAGCCTTCAGGACAGGTTCGGCTCCGGTAAAGGCGATAAAGAGGAACTGCGCAAGGCCAGTCAGGAGTTTGAAGCCATCTTCATTCAACGTATGTGGGAACAGATGCGCGAAACCGTTCCCCAGGACGGATATCTGCACAGCGATGAAAAAGAGATGTATATGTCCATGTTTGATGAAAAGGTCTCCGTGGAGATGGCCAAAAGCGGCGGCATAGGCCTGGCTGATATGATTTTCGATCAGTTAAGCGGCCAGGTGGAAAAGTCCAATATGGATGCCAGTTCCGATACTCTGCCAAGCATGGGCCAGGAGCCCCAGGGGCAAAATTTTCCTACCCTGGAAGAAGAGGATAATCCAAGGGATGATACCGAGCACAACCTTCGGGTCCAGAGAATCCTGGATATGAACATTCCTTCGGATAGAAAGGCCGAGATGCTGGCCGGGCAGATAGAGGCCGCCTTTGGCGGTAAGAAGCCCGAAGTTCCTGAGCTGAAGCCTGCCAGCGAACCCCCGGATTCTCTGGAGTCTCTGGAAGCTGCGCAGCCTGTGGAAAAAGATGGAGAAGATGATCCTCAGTCTTTGCCCCCGTTGCAGTATCCAGTGCAGGGACAGGTCAGCTCGGATTTCGGCTGGCGGGAGGACCCTTTTACCGGTGAGCAGGCCTGGCATGCAGGAATTGATTTTGCAGTAGAAGAGGGGACTCCGGTAAAGGCAGGCTGGCCTGGTGAAGTCGTCTTTGCCGACAAGGACGGAGGTTACGGCAATAAAGTGATCCTTGAACATCCCAATGGATGGAAGACGGTTTATGCCCACAACAGCAAAAACCTGGTCCAGGAAGGGGATAGAGTTGACCAGGGCCAGGAAATAGCCAGATCGGGTAATACAGGCAGGTCCACAGGTCCGCACCTGCATTTCGAGGTGAGGCAGGGGGATATGGCCTGGGATCCCAACCTGATAAAGGATCGCATGCTTGCAGGACTGGATATAGGACACACGGAATCATAG